Proteins encoded together in one Anaerolineales bacterium window:
- a CDS encoding DUF4173 domain-containing protein — protein sequence MVKRNWIWWIALAAAFSFDFLFWGHRPGISFFLFIVVCLAAGAVSAAVSGIRPHLRSLILVPCILAAAAVTFLRTEPFTVFCGAAAALGLMMILAETYRGGRWPFYGWIDHIGAAFRLGASAALHPALLPPEKPAEGALPRPNAWRRWMPSVARGLVLALPVVLVFAALLSAADPVFERALNSVFDIDRLPEYLFRATYVLIGMYLLTGIILHAVLSSREERLAAPENPHVRPFVGFIESVVVLLSVSLLFAVFVAIQFRYFFGGAENITAEGFTYSEYARRGFGELVAVAFFSLVLFLGLGSLTRRENAFQRKAFSGLGLILAALVVVMLVSSFRRLQLYEEAYGFTALRLYTNVFILWLGILLVAAAGLELAGRTRCFSAAALAAAFGFTLSLAVLNVDAAIVRWNGLRAVRFEVEGASARAEEQLDTEYFESLSADAVPELLALYRTSAVPEKDQIGAGLSCRLAAMEEESAEDWRSYLWPVAEGLRLLRASGVAEAYPTHTERGVWYVQVGGESRRCAGQEMWMD from the coding sequence ATGGTCAAACGCAATTGGATCTGGTGGATCGCCCTGGCGGCAGCGTTTTCGTTCGATTTTCTTTTTTGGGGCCATCGCCCGGGGATCTCGTTTTTCCTGTTCATCGTCGTCTGCCTGGCGGCGGGGGCGGTTTCGGCGGCCGTTTCCGGAATCCGGCCGCACCTCCGCAGCCTGATCCTCGTTCCATGCATCCTGGCGGCGGCCGCGGTCACGTTCCTGCGCACCGAGCCGTTCACGGTCTTCTGCGGCGCCGCGGCGGCGCTCGGGTTGATGATGATCCTGGCCGAAACCTACCGCGGCGGGCGCTGGCCGTTTTACGGATGGATCGACCACATCGGCGCGGCGTTCCGGCTGGGCGCCTCCGCCGCCCTGCATCCCGCACTCCTTCCGCCCGAGAAGCCAGCCGAAGGAGCCCTCCCGCGGCCGAACGCCTGGCGCCGCTGGATGCCTTCCGTCGCGCGCGGATTGGTCCTCGCGCTGCCGGTGGTGCTGGTGTTCGCCGCCCTGCTTTCGGCCGCCGATCCGGTGTTCGAGCGCGCGCTGAACTCCGTCTTCGATATCGACCGTCTGCCGGAATACCTGTTCCGGGCGACGTACGTTCTGATCGGCATGTACCTCCTGACGGGGATCATCCTGCACGCGGTCCTGTCCAGCCGCGAGGAGCGGCTTGCCGCCCCGGAAAATCCGCACGTCCGGCCGTTCGTCGGGTTCATCGAGTCGGTCGTGGTGCTGCTCAGCGTCAGCCTGCTGTTTGCGGTGTTCGTTGCCATCCAGTTCCGCTATTTCTTCGGCGGAGCGGAGAACATCACCGCCGAGGGATTCACCTATTCGGAATACGCGCGCCGCGGGTTCGGCGAATTGGTGGCGGTGGCGTTCTTCAGCCTGGTCCTGTTCCTCGGACTCGGTTCGCTCACCCGGCGCGAGAACGCGTTCCAGCGCAAGGCCTTTTCCGGGCTCGGATTGATCCTGGCGGCGCTGGTCGTGGTGATGCTGGTTTCCTCTTTCCGGCGGCTGCAGCTGTACGAGGAAGCCTACGGCTTCACCGCCCTACGGCTGTACACAAATGTGTTCATCCTGTGGCTGGGGATCCTCCTGGTGGCGGCGGCCGGTTTGGAATTGGCCGGGCGCACCCGCTGCTTCAGCGCCGCCGCGCTGGCGGCGGCCTTCGGCTTCACGCTCTCGCTCGCCGTCCTGAATGTGGACGCCGCGATCGTCCGCTGGAACGGCTTGCGCGCCGTCCGGTTCGAAGTAGAAGGGGCGAGCGCGCGGGCGGAGGAGCAGCTGGATACGGAGTACTTCGAAAGCCTTTCTGCGGACGCCGTGCCGGAGCTCCTGGCGCTGTACCGGACCAGCGCGGTGCCGGAAAAAGATCAGATCGGCGCGGGCCTTTCCTGCCGGCTGGCGGCAATGGAGGAGGAGTCCGCCGAGGATTGGCGGTCTTACCTGTGGCCGGTCGCGGAAGGCCTGCGGCTGCTGCGGGCCAGCGGGGTGGCCGAGGCCTATCCGACCCATACCGAACGGGGCGTTTGGTACGTGCAGGTCGGGGGGGAATCCCGGCGCTGTGCGGGTCAGGAGATGTGGATGGATTGA
- a CDS encoding SDR family NAD(P)-dependent oxidoreductase yields MTDRADPAPPTIVAEIRIAAWLDYAPAAKWFPGMSLRYESDGATVLRGPLPDQAALFGILHRLRDLAVPLRSVDILPAGGAEPHGAGAAARPDASGETTMKSTSTPSDPHPAGESVLITGCSSGIGLATAIHLAARGFHVLAAVRKETDAERLRSFRLAGLEPLCPLDLSDPDQIASAAAAVRESLARKGRDRLYAIVNNAGGGFIAPVELLDLARFRTELEARLVGPVALLQHLLPLVRRARGGRILWIATPGLIAVPYVSSIHAGEFAMTCIAQSLHLELSPWGIANILIACGGIRTAAPARTRAELERDLRVWPREKSDLYVQSLEKLQKQFERFDRRRTEPERVARTVYAALQAEKPKRKYLADSQAGMMNLLGILPQSIVDAVFMKRI; encoded by the coding sequence ATGACTGACCGCGCCGATCCCGCCCCGCCGACGATCGTGGCGGAAATCCGGATCGCCGCCTGGCTGGATTACGCTCCGGCGGCCAAATGGTTCCCCGGAATGTCCCTAAGGTACGAGTCGGACGGGGCGACGGTTCTGCGCGGGCCGCTGCCCGACCAAGCCGCCCTGTTTGGAATCCTTCACCGCCTGCGGGATCTCGCCGTTCCGCTGCGGTCGGTCGACATCCTTCCGGCGGGGGGTGCAGAACCGCACGGCGCGGGGGCCGCCGCCCGGCCGGACGCATCCGGAGAAACCACTATGAAGAGCACATCCACCCCTTCCGATCCCCATCCCGCCGGCGAATCTGTCCTGATCACCGGCTGTTCCTCGGGCATCGGCCTGGCGACGGCGATCCATCTCGCCGCCCGCGGTTTCCACGTGTTGGCGGCGGTCCGCAAGGAGACCGACGCCGAACGCCTGCGCTCATTCCGCTTGGCGGGCCTGGAGCCCCTCTGCCCGCTCGACCTGAGCGATCCGGATCAGATCGCCTCCGCCGCGGCCGCCGTGCGGGAGAGCCTGGCGCGCAAAGGACGCGACAGGCTGTACGCGATTGTCAACAACGCCGGCGGCGGATTCATCGCGCCGGTGGAACTGTTGGACCTCGCCCGCTTCCGGACCGAACTGGAGGCGCGGTTGGTGGGACCGGTCGCCCTCCTGCAGCACCTCCTGCCGCTGGTGCGGCGCGCCCGCGGCGGACGGATCCTCTGGATCGCCACCCCCGGGCTGATCGCCGTTCCCTACGTGTCCAGCATCCACGCCGGCGAATTCGCGATGACCTGCATCGCCCAGAGCCTGCACTTGGAACTCTCGCCCTGGGGAATTGCCAACATCCTCATCGCCTGCGGCGGCATCCGCACCGCGGCCCCGGCCCGCACCCGGGCCGAGCTCGAACGCGACCTGCGGGTTTGGCCGCGGGAAAAATCGGATTTGTACGTTCAATCGCTGGAAAAACTCCAAAAGCAGTTCGAACGGTTCGACCGCCGGCGGACCGAGCCGGAACGGGTCGCCCGCACCGTCTACGCCGCGCTGCAGGCCGAAAAACCGAAGCGGAAATACCTCGCCGATTCCCAGGCGGGAATGATGAACCTCCTCGGGATCCTTCCGCAATCGATCGTCGACGCGGTTTTCATGAAGCGGATTTAA
- a CDS encoding 1-acyl-sn-glycerol-3-phosphate acyltransferase, with the protein MHSLFFRLGLPAVDLYENLMFDIDIRRHQPLPGGPKILVSNHPSTTDPFLILEITPEPVRLLIEERLFQVPVFGSYLRLAGHIPVVPGNGRAAYRAALRTLRDNKSVALYPEGAISPIDGGLHKPRTGAARLALESGAPVVPIGVALDRKRIRLLESNVKGKPAVGTWYFRGPYALTVGAPLRFRGSVEDRELVESTADRIMCAIAGLERESRARIFSEIRPLRANAGIRAVLGDLIYD; encoded by the coding sequence ATGCATTCTTTATTCTTCCGGTTGGGATTGCCGGCCGTCGACCTGTATGAAAACTTGATGTTCGACATCGACATTCGCCGGCATCAGCCCCTGCCCGGCGGGCCGAAAATCCTCGTCTCGAACCATCCCAGCACCACCGATCCGTTCCTGATCCTCGAAATCACCCCCGAGCCGGTCCGATTGCTGATCGAGGAGCGCCTATTTCAGGTGCCGGTATTCGGATCCTACCTGCGCCTGGCCGGGCACATTCCGGTGGTGCCGGGGAACGGCCGGGCGGCTTACCGAGCGGCCTTGCGCACCCTGCGCGACAACAAATCGGTGGCGCTGTATCCGGAAGGGGCCATCAGCCCGATCGACGGCGGCCTGCACAAGCCGCGCACCGGCGCGGCGCGGCTGGCGCTCGAATCGGGCGCGCCGGTGGTGCCGATCGGCGTGGCGCTGGACCGCAAACGGATCCGCCTGCTGGAATCCAATGTCAAAGGCAAGCCAGCCGTGGGAACATGGTATTTCCGCGGGCCCTACGCCCTGACCGTCGGCGCGCCGCTCCGCTTCCGCGGAAGCGTGGAGGACCGTGAGCTGGTCGAATCGACCGCCGACCGGATCATGTGCGCGATCGCCGGGCTGGAACGGGAAAGCCGGGCGCGGATTTTCTCCGAGATCCGCCCGCTCCGGGCCAATGCCGGGATCCGGGCCGTGCTGGGCGACCTCATCTATGACTGA
- a CDS encoding PD40 domain-containing protein has translation MALDRPRAAESAFHPWDIIRAGTIRLRIMDDYREHPQLQKAISLAQSGRVADAHALLHKITSEDPTQEMAWLWLVQTEPDHQERIKILEECLRHNPTSEYARKGLAGFRTGPLTGKRPPGKPPTYVRPKKGTGPLRRSGCRWKSLILLGALAATILLIIAGILFYPGWRGILPNLGLTDLSLSFLMPSTPTPTPTAPTPTAAFTASLSFTPSLSPTQTPSATPSSTFTPSVTRTPTLFAGEPAPEEPALLFLAAGACQVLRLPVSGGEPQALTAQIPEDCVHPVISPDGLKVAFVGLPDGNTIRTINVDGSWKRTITKLPVGTGAGRAIWSLAWSPDGQSIAFVASAFSKDAQGATQVSDNRGFLYAVSLSSGYAKQLKALGVPWELAASPSFSPDGKWVFAYDMGNPLDSNAYPYAFRASDSRTVSVTFDPNNYGHYDWSPDSLYLAGLLPQKPAESALPPEAPADQTYLIIAGLDESKYYIPLADKGYSPEFGARWFPDGNGFLLYNTRTKHLVAISGEGALRNPIVPLEQAPAFVSWSPDNQWIAVIADTASGESRTLMIVRPDGSDLRILSRNVGPAQAVWL, from the coding sequence TTGGCGCTCGACCGGCCGCGGGCGGCCGAATCCGCCTTCCACCCTTGGGATATAATCAGGGCGGGTACGATCCGCCTGAGAATCATGGACGATTACCGGGAGCACCCTCAACTGCAAAAAGCCATCTCCCTCGCCCAATCCGGAAGGGTGGCGGACGCGCATGCTCTCCTGCACAAAATCACCAGCGAGGATCCGACCCAGGAGATGGCCTGGCTGTGGCTGGTGCAAACCGAACCCGACCACCAGGAACGGATCAAGATCCTGGAAGAATGCCTGCGCCACAATCCGACCAGCGAATACGCCCGCAAGGGGCTGGCCGGATTCCGGACCGGGCCGCTGACCGGCAAACGCCCTCCCGGTAAACCGCCCACCTATGTCCGCCCGAAAAAGGGGACCGGCCCCCTGCGTCGGTCCGGTTGCCGCTGGAAGAGCCTGATCCTGCTCGGCGCGCTGGCCGCGACCATTCTGTTGATCATCGCCGGGATTCTCTTCTATCCGGGCTGGAGAGGAATCCTCCCGAACCTCGGGTTAACCGATCTCTCGCTGTCGTTCCTGATGCCCTCCACCCCCACCCCGACTCCCACCGCGCCAACCCCGACGGCCGCCTTTACCGCCTCGCTGTCGTTTACGCCTTCGCTTTCTCCGACCCAAACTCCGTCGGCGACACCCTCGTCGACATTCACCCCGAGCGTAACGCGGACCCCGACCCTGTTCGCGGGAGAACCGGCTCCGGAGGAGCCGGCGTTGTTGTTCCTGGCGGCGGGCGCTTGCCAAGTTTTGCGCCTTCCGGTTTCCGGGGGGGAACCGCAGGCGCTCACCGCGCAGATCCCGGAGGACTGCGTTCACCCGGTGATATCGCCCGACGGCCTCAAGGTGGCGTTTGTCGGCCTGCCGGACGGCAATACGATCCGGACGATCAACGTGGACGGCTCATGGAAAAGGACGATTACCAAGCTTCCGGTCGGCACGGGGGCGGGACGGGCGATCTGGTCGCTGGCGTGGTCGCCCGACGGCCAATCGATCGCCTTCGTCGCCTCCGCCTTCTCCAAGGATGCGCAGGGCGCAACCCAGGTGTCTGACAACCGGGGATTTTTATACGCCGTCTCGCTGAGCAGCGGATACGCCAAACAGCTGAAGGCCCTGGGCGTGCCCTGGGAACTGGCCGCTTCCCCTTCCTTCTCCCCCGACGGCAAATGGGTTTTCGCCTACGACATGGGCAATCCTCTGGATTCAAACGCTTACCCCTACGCCTTCCGCGCCTCCGATTCGCGCACCGTTTCGGTCACCTTCGATCCGAACAATTACGGCCACTACGATTGGTCGCCCGACAGCCTGTACCTGGCCGGGCTGCTGCCCCAGAAGCCCGCCGAAAGCGCGCTGCCGCCCGAGGCGCCGGCCGATCAGACGTACCTGATCATCGCCGGACTGGACGAGAGCAAATATTACATTCCGCTGGCGGACAAGGGCTACAGCCCGGAATTCGGCGCGCGGTGGTTCCCCGACGGCAACGGCTTCCTGCTCTACAATACGCGCACCAAGCACTTGGTGGCCATTTCGGGCGAGGGCGCCCTGCGTAATCCGATCGTCCCGTTGGAACAGGCGCCGGCCTTCGTCTCCTGGTCGCCGGACAACCAATGGATCGCCGTCATCGCGGATACCGCTTCGGGAGAAAGCCGGACGCTGATGATCGTCCGCCCCGACGGCTCCGACCTCCGGATCCTGTCGCGCAACGTGGGGCCCGCGCAGGCGGTCTGGCTGTAG
- a CDS encoding DUF4386 family protein, giving the protein MGGISAVAIGLLNVVIILYFFNSPEAGRDDAYSFFRNFADNAFLSSLPWIVFAVTAVLSNNILPAVQDMVRGVHPDLARFATLLGLAGYTVQGVWAVTLIRAAPVLSAAFQTGDATTRAVILAVGLPQIDPDGWFSFGGPGTWLILVNLLALLGRRLPAWHAAFGVLAGICAWATVIASATGFEPQNLFASAGGAAVYPLWFVLFGIRLIRGGPDGPERNTRRRESDLRWMTSPVTGILQTAVPGRFPRALCPGTTGSRLETRRDDDRKAARRHPKTDSSQGWAAP; this is encoded by the coding sequence TTGGGCGGCATCTCCGCCGTCGCCATCGGCCTGCTCAACGTCGTCATCATCCTCTACTTCTTCAATTCGCCGGAAGCCGGACGCGACGACGCGTATTCCTTCTTCCGGAACTTCGCCGACAATGCTTTCCTCTCCTCCCTGCCGTGGATCGTGTTTGCCGTCACCGCCGTCCTTTCCAACAACATCCTTCCGGCGGTGCAGGATATGGTGAGGGGCGTTCATCCGGATTTGGCGCGGTTCGCCACCTTGCTCGGATTGGCCGGCTATACGGTGCAGGGCGTCTGGGCGGTCACGCTCATCCGGGCCGCGCCCGTCCTCTCGGCCGCCTTTCAAACCGGCGACGCAACCACCCGCGCAGTAATCCTCGCCGTCGGACTTCCGCAGATCGATCCGGACGGTTGGTTTTCCTTCGGCGGCCCCGGCACTTGGCTGATCCTCGTCAACCTTCTGGCCCTGCTCGGACGGCGGCTTCCCGCATGGCACGCCGCGTTCGGGGTCCTGGCCGGGATCTGCGCCTGGGCGACCGTGATCGCCTCGGCTACGGGTTTCGAGCCGCAGAACCTGTTCGCCTCGGCCGGGGGAGCCGCGGTGTACCCGCTGTGGTTCGTCCTGTTTGGGATCCGGCTGATCCGCGGAGGACCGGACGGTCCGGAGCGGAATACGCGCCGGCGTGAAAGCGATCTCCGGTGGATGACTTCCCCGGTGACGGGCATACTCCAAACCGCCGTGCCCGGGCGTTTTCCTCGGGCACTCTGTCCCGGAACTACCGGATCCCGGCTTGAAACGCGCCGGGATGACGACCGAAAGGCTGCCAGGCGTCACCCAAAAACGGATTCCTCACAAGGATGGGCGGCGCCGTGA
- a CDS encoding AAA family ATPase, protein MNRDVLLDSKTIAPALRPNLVSRTRLLRRLEAGLAVGREVTLVSAPAGFGKTTLLSEWAHRAERPASWLTLEESENDPVLFLRYLVESIRKSVPAVSPIPLQLLQSPQGASPLTLLAPLLNDLAASEKLLLILDDYHLVTAPASHAVVEFLLDHLPPSVHLALGTREDPPLPLARLRARDRITELRESDLRFTLTETEEFLARTTGLKVPAAAETLEARTEGWVAGLQLAAFALQKERAQPEKFLAAFSGDHRYVMDYLVVEVLERLPEEIRAFLRRTSILDRLSAPLCDAVLDGSGSQALLEQLEASNIFLFPLDERREWYRYHRLFAEFLKARLAPEEEGRLHERAAAWFESHRMPSLAVRHALAAGALSGDYVEAARLIRLAAEDGIREGRAQTLIGWLDSLPKDLLYADPELALYKGWALTLGGDFSGAEALAGRALRILADRTGFESTRGKAFLLQAFLALMARMDYPETIRLATRAIEDLRGREDQWLPMAYWLLAEPHERMGRVEQAIRTLQESRQALPASLSHLFTDLVDMMLVYDLNLAGRRREALAVCEETIRQRASFGETGSPTSCMLLARRAMLYYEADDIERASALYAEALEYGIRHRQEPFVSFARGICAPILLARGEADSALEALDRAAALARQTGLTDVGTILAAQAGIRLRLGRLDQAARWAEEAGCSTAEEPQYIRLDSHLVFTRWLIVRGAHAEAVAWLEKLRAFLETGGMRRPLITARILSALLAERTGDPAAARGFLERALQAAAPENYLRAFLDEEERLFGLLPSVRGAEAPFVDRLVSARNRLASRPIAKPAAEDLPEPLSPREIEILLLIAKGLSNAQIAERLVIALATVKRHAQNIFGKLGVNSRTQAVAEGRRRGLIG, encoded by the coding sequence TTGAACCGCGATGTCCTGCTCGACAGCAAGACCATCGCCCCGGCTTTGCGCCCCAACCTGGTCTCGCGTACCCGACTGCTCCGCCGGCTGGAGGCGGGGCTCGCCGTCGGCCGCGAAGTGACGCTGGTTTCCGCCCCGGCGGGGTTCGGAAAAACCACCCTGCTTTCGGAATGGGCGCACCGCGCCGAAAGGCCGGCTTCCTGGCTGACCCTCGAGGAATCCGAAAACGACCCGGTGCTGTTCCTCCGCTATCTGGTCGAATCGATCCGCAAGTCGGTTCCCGCCGTCAGCCCCATCCCGTTGCAGCTGCTGCAATCCCCGCAGGGAGCCTCGCCGCTGACCCTTCTGGCCCCGCTGTTGAACGACCTGGCCGCCTCCGAAAAGCTGCTGCTGATCCTCGACGATTACCACCTGGTGACCGCTCCGGCTTCGCATGCCGTCGTCGAATTCCTCCTCGACCACCTTCCTCCCTCCGTCCACCTGGCCTTGGGAACGCGCGAGGATCCGCCCCTGCCGCTGGCGCGCCTCCGCGCCCGGGACCGGATCACCGAATTGCGCGAATCCGACCTGCGCTTCACGCTGACGGAAACGGAGGAATTCCTCGCCCGGACGACGGGCTTGAAGGTGCCGGCGGCGGCGGAGACGCTTGAGGCTCGCACCGAGGGCTGGGTGGCCGGGTTGCAGCTGGCGGCCTTCGCCCTGCAGAAGGAGCGGGCTCAACCGGAAAAATTCCTGGCCGCCTTCTCCGGCGACCACCGCTACGTGATGGACTACCTGGTGGTGGAAGTGCTGGAGCGCTTGCCGGAGGAGATCCGCGCCTTCCTCCGCCGCACGTCGATCCTCGACCGCTTGAGCGCGCCGCTGTGCGACGCGGTGCTCGACGGCTCCGGCAGCCAGGCCCTGCTGGAGCAATTGGAGGCTTCCAACATTTTCCTCTTCCCGCTCGACGAGCGCCGCGAATGGTACCGTTACCACCGCCTGTTCGCGGAATTCCTCAAGGCCCGGCTGGCGCCCGAGGAGGAAGGCCGGCTGCACGAGCGGGCGGCGGCCTGGTTCGAATCGCACCGTATGCCGTCCCTCGCCGTGCGCCACGCGCTGGCCGCGGGGGCGCTTTCGGGGGATTACGTGGAAGCCGCGCGCTTGATCCGGCTGGCCGCCGAGGACGGTATCCGCGAGGGACGGGCGCAGACCCTGATCGGGTGGCTGGATTCCCTGCCCAAGGATTTGCTGTACGCGGACCCCGAGCTCGCGCTGTATAAGGGCTGGGCGCTCACCCTGGGCGGGGATTTTTCCGGGGCGGAAGCGCTGGCCGGACGCGCCCTCCGCATCCTTGCGGATCGGACCGGATTCGAATCGACGCGCGGGAAGGCCTTCCTCCTGCAGGCGTTCCTCGCGCTGATGGCGCGGATGGACTATCCGGAGACCATCCGCCTGGCGACCCGGGCGATCGAGGATCTTCGCGGCCGGGAGGATCAATGGCTGCCGATGGCCTATTGGCTCTTGGCGGAGCCGCACGAGCGGATGGGCCGCGTTGAGCAGGCGATCCGCACCTTGCAGGAATCCCGCCAGGCTCTGCCGGCTTCGCTTTCGCACCTGTTCACCGACCTGGTCGACATGATGCTGGTCTACGACCTCAACCTCGCCGGCCGGCGGCGGGAGGCGCTGGCGGTGTGCGAAGAAACGATCCGCCAACGGGCTTCTTTCGGGGAGACGGGATCCCCCACCAGCTGCATGCTGCTCGCCCGCCGGGCGATGCTTTACTATGAAGCCGATGACATCGAGCGGGCGTCTGCGCTGTACGCGGAAGCCCTCGAGTACGGCATCCGCCACCGCCAGGAACCGTTCGTTTCTTTCGCCCGCGGGATCTGCGCGCCCATCCTCCTGGCGCGGGGGGAGGCGGACTCGGCGCTGGAAGCGCTGGACCGGGCGGCCGCGCTCGCGCGGCAAACCGGCCTCACGGACGTTGGGACGATCCTCGCGGCGCAGGCCGGCATCCGCCTGCGGCTCGGCCGCCTGGATCAGGCCGCGCGCTGGGCGGAGGAGGCCGGCTGTTCGACCGCGGAGGAGCCGCAGTACATCCGGCTGGATAGCCACCTAGTATTCACGCGCTGGCTGATCGTCCGCGGCGCGCATGCCGAGGCGGTCGCCTGGCTGGAGAAACTGCGCGCTTTCCTCGAAACCGGCGGCATGCGCCGTCCGCTGATCACGGCCCGGATCCTTTCGGCGCTGCTGGCCGAGAGGACCGGCGATCCGGCGGCCGCACGCGGTTTTCTCGAGCGGGCCCTGCAGGCCGCCGCGCCGGAAAATTACCTCCGCGCTTTCCTCGACGAAGAGGAGCGCCTCTTCGGCTTGCTGCCGTCCGTCCGCGGTGCGGAAGCGCCCTTTGTGGACCGGCTGGTTTCCGCCCGCAACCGATTGGCTTCCCGGCCGATCGCCAAGCCCGCGGCCGAGGATCTGCCCGAGCCGCTGAGCCCCCGGGAGATCGAAATCCTCCTATTGATCGCCAAAGGCCTCTCCAACGCGCAGATCGCCGAGCGGCTGGTGATCGCCCTGGCGACCGTCAAGCGCCACGCCCAAAACATCTTCGGCAAGCTGGGCGTGAACAGCCGCACGCAGGCGGTGGC